A portion of the Leptospira noumeaensis genome contains these proteins:
- a CDS encoding family 43 glycosylhydrolase produces the protein MNKQNIYWQLYQDDPILKPGFPSPILADPSFLFPENCPDGLWHLFAHNLFGVQEFLSEDGIQWKKRKTVVWNAMRPFIFFEDGTYYLYYEKYKFLHVIMSWFPYRKWKSRIEVRTSKDLKSWSSPKTAITPKFPFHKDPKFGESVSNPCLVKFGKKYRMYFSSSLVFIPDCGFCEPKYITVAESDSPLGPFSYFSDPILSPSDMDPFCNLGAGSLKVIEWKGRYLGFQNGIFWNPVRKESCSAILFLQSEDGINFERINQTPILGPTGRGWKASHVYACDVKYSEAEKIFILYFNARDKAHWSKGKEAIGLFVGKVEESNPSSKRSTKQIQKKKPSPKKKITKPKSKVVKSKQK, from the coding sequence TTGAACAAACAAAATATCTATTGGCAACTTTACCAAGATGATCCCATTCTAAAACCCGGATTCCCATCCCCCATTTTGGCGGATCCGAGTTTTTTATTTCCTGAAAATTGCCCCGACGGCCTTTGGCACCTCTTCGCACACAATCTATTCGGAGTCCAAGAATTTCTCTCGGAAGATGGAATCCAATGGAAAAAAAGAAAAACTGTAGTTTGGAATGCCATGCGACCGTTTATCTTTTTTGAAGACGGAACATACTATCTTTATTACGAAAAATATAAATTTTTACATGTGATCATGAGTTGGTTTCCTTATCGGAAGTGGAAGTCTCGGATTGAAGTCCGAACTAGCAAAGATCTAAAATCTTGGTCTTCTCCAAAAACAGCCATTACACCAAAATTTCCATTTCATAAAGATCCAAAATTTGGTGAATCAGTCAGTAATCCATGTTTGGTGAAATTTGGAAAAAAGTACAGAATGTACTTTTCTTCTTCACTCGTTTTTATTCCTGATTGTGGATTTTGTGAACCGAAATACATCACTGTTGCCGAATCAGATTCCCCTCTAGGGCCATTCTCCTATTTTTCTGATCCCATCCTTTCTCCCAGTGATATGGATCCATTTTGTAATCTGGGTGCCGGTTCCTTAAAGGTGATTGAATGGAAAGGTCGATACCTTGGATTTCAAAATGGAATTTTTTGGAATCCCGTTAGAAAAGAATCTTGTTCGGCCATTTTGTTTTTACAAAGTGAAGATGGAATCAATTTTGAACGGATCAACCAAACACCGATTCTTGGGCCAACAGGACGAGGATGGAAGGCAAGCCATGTTTATGCTTGTGATGTGAAGTATTCGGAAGCCGAAAAAATCTTTATCCTCTATTTTAATGCGAGAGACAAAGCACACTGGTCCAAAGGAAAAGAAGCGATTGGTCTTTTTGTAGGAAAGGTGGAAGAATCAAATCCTTCGTCAAAGAGATCCACCAAACAAATTCAAAAAAAGAAGCCCAGTCCTAAAAAGAAAATAACAAAGCCAAAATCCAAAGTGGTGAAGTCTAAACAGAAATGA
- a CDS encoding SRPBCC family protein, producing MTLGRKISIGIIGLIAIPLIVALFLPTGYQVERTIDISKPASDVFAYIRMLKNQDQYSVWAKKDPSMKKIYTGEDGTVGFISRWESLDKEVGTGEQEIKMINVDALEMQTELRFFEPFEGTERSYMKVSSLDQKKSKIIWGFDGSMPYPSNLMLLFMNFEELIGKDFEEGLSNLKVVLER from the coding sequence ATGACACTCGGCAGAAAAATTTCTATAGGAATCATTGGCCTTATCGCCATCCCACTCATTGTCGCTCTCTTTTTACCAACAGGATACCAGGTAGAACGTACGATCGATATTAGTAAACCGGCCTCGGATGTATTTGCGTACATTCGAATGTTAAAGAACCAAGACCAGTATAGTGTTTGGGCCAAAAAGGATCCGAGTATGAAGAAAATTTATACAGGTGAAGATGGAACTGTTGGTTTTATTTCTCGTTGGGAAAGTTTAGACAAAGAAGTGGGAACAGGCGAACAGGAAATCAAAATGATCAATGTGGATGCCCTGGAGATGCAAACAGAACTTCGGTTTTTTGAACCTTTTGAAGGAACCGAAAGAAGTTATATGAAAGTATCTTCTTTGGACCAGAAAAAATCTAAAATCATTTGGGGATTTGATGGTTCGATGCCTTATCCTTCTAATTTGATGTTACTTTTTATGAATTTTGAAGAATTGATAGGAAAAGACTTTGAAGAGGGACTATCGAACCTTAAAGTTGTTTTAGAAAGATAA
- a CDS encoding MFS transporter, protein MLQTIRQWFAPAPSIPQKSESEIQTLYPKFRFRVLESTFLGYTTYYLTRNNFSPVSKEIGEALSYSKADIGDILAVTAITYGIGKFLMGALSDRSNPRKFMAVGLFLTAILNFSFGFANHYWIHLFLWGANGLVQGMGWPPCGRSLGHWYSVRERGTTFAFWNIAHNIGGGLVGVVASHSAAQFGWQYAFFVPGIIALLGSVYLYIRLVDTPQSEGLPPVEVYRDDFPPEEKENHEVELSTKQLIVEQVLCNKYIWLFAIINFFVYIIRYSLIDWGPTYLKETKGADLLGGGYSTLILEFGGIGSTILMGWVSDKFDGRRGMVSLLCIIPIFFAFLGILWNPPGNIFIDYILFGLIGLFIYPPVMLLGVAGMDFTSKKAVGTAAGFIGLFGSLGRTAQGKGLAILATNYSWDVALYAILVSTLIAIFLLVFSWNLKPRG, encoded by the coding sequence ATGTTACAAACCATTCGCCAGTGGTTCGCTCCTGCTCCATCCATACCCCAAAAATCTGAATCCGAAATCCAAACCCTTTATCCGAAATTTCGTTTCAGAGTATTGGAATCAACTTTTCTTGGTTATACGACCTACTACTTAACTCGAAATAACTTCTCTCCTGTATCCAAAGAAATTGGAGAAGCGTTATCTTATTCGAAAGCAGATATAGGTGACATCCTCGCAGTTACGGCCATCACTTATGGGATTGGAAAATTTTTAATGGGAGCACTCTCCGATCGTTCCAATCCAAGAAAGTTTATGGCAGTTGGTTTGTTTCTTACCGCCATTTTGAATTTTTCATTTGGATTTGCGAATCATTATTGGATTCATCTATTTTTATGGGGAGCCAACGGACTTGTTCAAGGAATGGGTTGGCCACCATGCGGACGTTCTCTTGGACACTGGTATTCCGTAAGAGAACGTGGAACTACGTTTGCATTTTGGAATATTGCACATAATATTGGAGGCGGGCTTGTGGGAGTGGTTGCTTCTCATTCTGCAGCGCAGTTTGGTTGGCAATATGCTTTTTTTGTTCCGGGAATCATTGCCCTTCTTGGTTCCGTGTATTTATACATTCGTTTAGTTGACACACCACAATCAGAAGGTCTTCCCCCTGTAGAAGTATACCGAGACGATTTTCCACCCGAAGAAAAAGAAAATCACGAAGTGGAACTTTCCACCAAACAACTGATTGTTGAACAGGTTTTATGTAACAAATACATTTGGTTATTTGCGATTATTAATTTTTTTGTTTATATCATTCGTTATAGTTTGATTGATTGGGGCCCAACCTACTTAAAAGAAACCAAAGGGGCCGATCTTTTGGGAGGTGGATACTCCACACTCATTTTAGAATTTGGAGGGATTGGTTCAACCATTCTTATGGGATGGGTGTCTGATAAATTCGACGGTAGAAGGGGAATGGTAAGTTTACTTTGTATCATTCCAATTTTCTTTGCCTTTCTTGGAATTTTATGGAATCCCCCTGGTAATATTTTTATCGACTATATATTGTTTGGACTCATTGGACTTTTTATCTATCCACCTGTTATGTTGTTAGGTGTGGCTGGAATGGATTTTACATCGAAAAAGGCGGTGGGTACTGCGGCCGGTTTTATCGGACTTTTTGGGTCTCTCGGACGAACGGCTCAGGGAAAGGGGCTAGCCATCCTCGCCACAAACTATTCTTGGGATGTTGCATTGTATGCGATTCTTGTTTCCACTTTGATTGCGATTTTCCTTCTGGTTTTCAGTTGGAATTTAAAACCACGCGGGTAA
- a CDS encoding cysteine synthase A — protein MKTNIRNGFIDTIGNTPLIRIHSLSEETGCEILGKAEFLNPGGSVKDRAALYIIEDAERKGLLKPGGTVVEGTAGNTGIGLTHICNAKGYKSVIVIPETQSKEKIEMLRTLGADVTLVPAVPFSDPGNYVRVSERIALETPNSVWANQFDNLANRNAHFETTGPEIWEETQGKIDVWTASLGTGGTYAGTGLYFKSKNPNIKCIVADPYGSGIYSFVKTGQITIEGSSITEGIGQGRITKNMEGMPADDAIRIHDKEVLRILNLVLKKDGLFMGGSVGINLAAAYQIAKDLGPGHTIVTVLCDSGAKYQSKIFNPEFLASKGLN, from the coding sequence ATGAAAACAAATATTAGAAACGGATTTATTGATACAATTGGAAACACCCCACTCATCCGCATCCATTCCCTCAGTGAAGAAACCGGATGTGAAATTTTAGGCAAAGCTGAGTTTTTAAATCCAGGTGGGTCTGTCAAAGATAGGGCTGCTTTGTATATTATCGAAGATGCAGAAAGGAAGGGACTCCTGAAACCCGGTGGCACTGTTGTAGAAGGAACAGCTGGAAATACTGGAATTGGACTCACTCATATTTGTAATGCCAAAGGTTACAAATCTGTCATAGTCATCCCAGAAACCCAATCCAAAGAAAAAATTGAAATGCTACGCACGTTAGGTGCTGATGTGACATTGGTTCCTGCGGTTCCTTTTTCTGACCCAGGAAATTACGTACGAGTGTCTGAACGAATTGCATTAGAAACTCCAAACTCAGTTTGGGCCAACCAATTTGATAACTTAGCCAACAGGAATGCTCATTTCGAAACCACAGGGCCCGAAATTTGGGAAGAGACCCAAGGCAAAATCGATGTTTGGACGGCTTCTCTTGGAACGGGAGGAACCTACGCGGGAACCGGACTTTATTTCAAATCTAAAAATCCCAATATCAAATGCATTGTTGCCGATCCCTATGGTTCAGGGATTTATTCTTTTGTTAAAACAGGGCAAATCACCATCGAAGGATCTTCAATAACGGAAGGAATTGGACAAGGTAGGATCACAAAAAATATGGAGGGGATGCCGGCGGATGATGCCATTCGTATCCATGACAAAGAAGTCCTCCGGATTTTAAATTTGGTTTTAAAAAAAGATGGTTTGTTTATGGGCGGAAGTGTTGGGATAAACCTAGCCGCAGCTTACCAAATCGCCAAGGATTTAGGCCCAGGCCATACCATAGTCACCGTGTTATGTGACAGTGGAGCCAAATACCAGTCAAAAATTTTCAATCCTGAGTTTTTGGCCTCGAAAGGCCTCAATTAA
- a CDS encoding LamG-like jellyroll fold domain-containing protein: protein MRFLLKTFIFTLILPLFACQFPSINRSFLETYTTFRFLQSNTLTYSVSFRVSGLLGSGLQIENNGDAVDVSSNQIYTFSKKIQSGSSYNVTVKTQPFSPIQKCIVSSGSGTVLNGNIEGIQIVCGDALYLIYGTVTNLLGNGLQVQNVTGAGTNVINVNSTNFSLPPIPAGETYNFSIVSQPTNPSQTCTITSPGVTSGTMAAAHLPSTINCTTNSFAVNAQVTGILGTLTMGNELKLTLDGSNTINVTSDGTFAFPGTYLSGGTFSITIDNPGGIITTGVCSISSSSITIANGAYTIPVNCSNAYLISGTVSSPGGTTTSILSNSVTLDLVNTGGTPFVSQQVTINAGVTNFTFPSTIPGGSNYQIAVATSAPNQICTITAGATHSGTVSDMGTAVVNCSLPTANFSPVTGSVFNNDGTVTLSSLIPGSEYRYTLGNGGQADPTCSTGTLTTTSVPITDTNSSVIKVIHCKTGWVESQIVSSTYNLKVATPTPSLATGSLLNSGQAVSFSTTTTGTTWVCQEGAAGTPTDPVCGATANTCSSGTAGNYVFPTPGSSQNVKARMCKVNYVGSDILSLNYQPNVYTVGGTISSLTIPFGVNTFVLQNNLGDDLIIAGNGTFTFNTAIPTGSNYSVTVLSNPQNPWQTCNLTNATGTIGAAAISNVSITCSVNQYTMSGNITSTVPLPAGLTVTNGIDTINVPGGATSTPISFTTPINSGTGYNIAINAEPPGYVCAIQSLYSGTILGANITNVAVNCVVGYRYGNAITAKKPAPLQIHYYRGLVSTAAGQTTSGSADATGTSATFSSIGGVTFDGTRGFIVDSGNHKIRIFNPDTGAVTSLVGNGTPGNTAGSGAVSAFNFPRGITTDGTYLYVTEFTGNRIKRILISSGITETFAGDDSSVSPANANVDSTDATLARFASPTGIVFDNDKLYIADRNNSSIRVMKLRTREVSTLTSGGDINQPEGITISGDYLYTSNLGTHNITKTHKDTGVTTILAGSTSIGFVDGMGTSASFVMPHGITNDGIFLYVADYGNHRIRRVHMTTGEVITIAGSGGTGLVNGEGVNATIEAPMYITNIGNVLVFGTTHALRSLNVSGLLAYYPLNGSVQNLMNNQTITAVGSPGFGLGRFGESIGSASTSLGNAGIAPLPAGSVNNISISAWLNWDGTIPGTAKIIFYNGTASTNGHGLFISNESQLGILRGGYPPDAVPITMIPGLWTHITMTVDNYNIYRIYMNGNLVFQKQFSTNAPTGDFSIGVASLTNFFPGRIADVRYYSKVLNEAEVNDLARNADSALVGNSYASRPIELLMQYEMNGNYNPSGPVGGTLSAHGGLTGLAPGRDRSPSSSVRFVADNIGYLDGPELGLPMGQHPRSVCVWIHPERYPLGSQNAAIFSYGTAGGSTEFILSMYTDAGGTNLLRYGGLGSGEVFTTHSVPINRWSHLCGTFDGTYGSIYVNGIDVVGPSNIGSSVTTTPGTGVYVGKMISFPTQTFAGKIADLRVYSKALTDKEIRRLSAQIPAGLVARFDFNKDLQDVSGMGNQVTNMGAGLFTDRYGNAAGAISTNGTNYINIATTDTQLPKTNKARTVCVHYKSSVSDPGTMVSYGQASTDGMISLGTANTGSKYLFSGYANDVEGSYYNHQNVWHQLCGVFHGPNNGNLAMIYHNGVLLDTQIKNTWNTTPTAFTIGTRADLTTNFSGFLDDVLVYNRALSTNEIQALSGYDPRQVTTWSPTLGLSSLRLHLSADSLSNQGNGTAVTTWHDRSGNAASFFNGPVAPTYNNAGYNGKPSVNFIGASSQYLYRGTALDLPFNNSTFFLAFSRTNLVDGPLLESAAGGVSYQLQSNRVHMTKPGFGDIGYSSPVFSGTLVPYLLAVEHLGSSLFGLYSSGLSYGFTMNVSQTFTQNNVYLGTDAATTNYFSGHISEVIYYKTSLTNVGRDIVFCYLSQKYNLSLAGSGTYCE, encoded by the coding sequence ATGAGATTTCTGCTAAAAACATTTATCTTTACCCTCATATTACCGCTGTTTGCTTGCCAATTTCCAAGCATCAATCGGTCATTTTTAGAAACCTATACCACATTTCGTTTTTTACAATCCAATACCCTAACCTATTCTGTCTCTTTCCGTGTTTCGGGCCTTCTGGGATCAGGACTCCAAATTGAAAATAATGGGGATGCCGTAGATGTATCTTCTAACCAAATCTATACATTTTCCAAGAAAATCCAGTCTGGTTCCTCTTACAATGTTACCGTTAAAACACAACCTTTCTCTCCCATCCAAAAATGTATTGTATCCTCAGGATCAGGAACTGTCCTCAACGGAAACATAGAAGGAATTCAAATTGTTTGTGGAGATGCCCTATATCTGATTTATGGAACCGTTACAAATCTCCTCGGGAATGGACTCCAAGTACAAAATGTAACAGGTGCAGGTACTAACGTAATCAATGTCAATTCCACAAACTTTTCTCTGCCTCCCATCCCTGCTGGTGAAACTTATAATTTTAGTATTGTCAGCCAACCCACAAACCCAAGCCAAACTTGTACGATCACATCTCCAGGTGTCACTTCAGGAACTATGGCTGCGGCACATTTACCGTCTACCATCAACTGTACCACAAATTCATTTGCAGTGAATGCACAAGTCACTGGAATTTTGGGAACTCTTACGATGGGTAATGAACTCAAACTGACGTTAGATGGATCAAATACAATCAATGTCACTAGCGACGGAACTTTTGCCTTTCCTGGAACTTATTTGAGTGGGGGAACATTTTCTATCACCATTGATAACCCAGGAGGGATCATCACCACAGGAGTTTGTTCGATATCCTCAAGTTCCATTACAATAGCCAATGGGGCCTATACCATTCCTGTTAATTGTAGTAATGCCTATCTCATCAGCGGGACGGTTTCGAGTCCGGGCGGAACCACAACAAGTATCCTCAGTAATTCTGTAACCTTGGATTTGGTCAATACGGGAGGAACACCATTTGTATCCCAACAAGTTACGATTAACGCTGGAGTGACAAACTTTACATTTCCTTCTACGATACCCGGAGGATCCAATTACCAAATTGCAGTAGCAACATCGGCACCTAACCAAATTTGTACGATTACAGCTGGTGCCACACATTCGGGAACGGTTTCGGATATGGGCACGGCTGTGGTTAATTGTAGTTTGCCCACTGCTAATTTTTCTCCCGTCACAGGATCTGTTTTTAATAATGATGGAACGGTGACTCTCTCCAGCCTCATCCCTGGATCGGAGTATCGTTATACTTTGGGAAACGGGGGCCAAGCGGATCCCACCTGCTCTACTGGAACCTTAACAACCACATCAGTTCCCATCACGGATACAAATTCTTCTGTCATCAAAGTGATTCATTGTAAAACTGGATGGGTGGAATCTCAAATTGTAAGTTCCACGTATAACTTAAAAGTGGCTACACCAACTCCTAGTTTGGCGACAGGTTCCCTTTTGAACTCAGGTCAAGCAGTTAGTTTTTCGACAACGACAACGGGAACTACATGGGTCTGCCAAGAAGGGGCAGCGGGGACTCCTACAGATCCCGTTTGTGGTGCGACGGCAAACACTTGTTCTTCGGGAACAGCCGGAAACTATGTGTTTCCAACTCCTGGTTCTTCTCAAAATGTAAAAGCCCGAATGTGTAAAGTGAACTATGTGGGTAGCGATATTTTAAGTCTGAATTACCAACCCAATGTTTACACCGTGGGAGGAACCATTAGTTCTCTCACCATTCCTTTTGGAGTGAATACCTTTGTTCTACAAAATAATTTGGGTGATGATTTGATCATTGCAGGGAATGGAACTTTTACTTTCAATACCGCGATCCCAACTGGTTCAAATTATTCTGTGACTGTTCTTTCCAACCCACAAAACCCTTGGCAAACCTGTAATTTAACCAATGCTACAGGAACCATTGGTGCAGCAGCCATCAGTAATGTTTCCATCACATGTTCGGTCAATCAGTATACCATGAGTGGAAACATCACAAGCACTGTTCCATTACCAGCAGGTCTCACTGTCACAAATGGGATCGATACCATTAATGTCCCTGGTGGCGCTACCTCCACTCCTATCTCTTTTACCACACCCATTAACAGTGGAACAGGTTACAATATCGCCATCAATGCAGAACCACCGGGTTATGTTTGTGCCATCCAATCCTTATATTCTGGAACAATTCTTGGAGCTAACATTACCAATGTGGCGGTCAACTGTGTAGTGGGTTACCGGTATGGAAATGCCATCACTGCCAAAAAACCAGCTCCTTTACAGATCCATTATTACCGTGGTTTAGTGAGCACAGCGGCCGGACAAACTACAAGTGGATCCGCAGATGCCACAGGAACTTCAGCCACATTCTCTAGTATCGGAGGGGTTACGTTTGATGGAACCAGAGGATTCATTGTTGATTCAGGAAATCATAAAATTCGAATCTTCAATCCTGATACGGGTGCTGTGACATCCCTTGTCGGAAATGGAACTCCTGGAAATACAGCGGGCTCAGGTGCTGTCAGTGCTTTCAATTTTCCAAGAGGAATCACAACCGATGGAACTTATCTTTATGTTACAGAATTTACGGGAAACCGAATCAAAAGAATTTTGATTAGTTCAGGCATCACGGAAACTTTTGCCGGAGATGATTCATCAGTTTCACCAGCCAATGCCAATGTGGATTCGACAGATGCTACACTTGCAAGGTTTGCTTCTCCTACAGGAATTGTTTTCGATAACGATAAACTATACATTGCCGACAGGAACAATTCATCTATCCGCGTAATGAAACTTCGAACTAGAGAAGTTTCCACACTCACTAGTGGAGGAGATATCAACCAACCCGAAGGAATTACAATTTCGGGTGATTATCTTTATACATCAAACCTGGGAACTCATAACATTACAAAAACCCATAAAGATACAGGAGTCACTACGATCCTTGCTGGGAGCACCAGTATTGGATTTGTGGATGGGATGGGAACTAGCGCCAGTTTTGTGATGCCACATGGAATTACAAATGATGGAATCTTTTTATATGTAGCAGATTATGGAAACCATCGAATCCGTCGTGTCCATATGACAACGGGTGAGGTGATCACGATTGCAGGTTCCGGTGGAACAGGTCTTGTGAATGGCGAAGGTGTGAATGCAACCATCGAAGCTCCGATGTACATAACAAACATTGGAAATGTTTTAGTATTTGGAACGACTCATGCTCTCCGCTCACTCAATGTTTCGGGACTATTAGCCTATTACCCGTTAAACGGATCCGTTCAAAATTTAATGAACAACCAAACCATCACCGCTGTGGGAAGCCCAGGATTTGGACTGGGAAGGTTTGGAGAAAGTATAGGTTCCGCTTCTACTTCCTTAGGAAATGCAGGGATCGCCCCACTACCTGCAGGTTCTGTAAACAATATATCCATATCTGCATGGTTGAATTGGGACGGAACAATTCCAGGAACTGCTAAAATTATTTTTTACAATGGAACGGCCAGTACCAATGGTCACGGACTCTTTATCTCTAACGAAAGCCAACTCGGGATCTTACGAGGAGGTTATCCTCCAGATGCGGTTCCAATCACGATGATTCCTGGTTTATGGACTCATATAACAATGACAGTCGATAACTACAATATCTATCGTATTTATATGAACGGTAATTTGGTGTTTCAAAAACAATTTTCCACCAATGCACCAACGGGAGATTTTTCCATTGGAGTTGCCTCTCTTACAAATTTTTTTCCCGGTAGAATTGCGGATGTTCGTTATTATTCCAAAGTATTAAATGAAGCGGAAGTGAACGACTTGGCTCGGAACGCAGATTCTGCTCTTGTCGGGAATTCATATGCCTCTCGACCCATCGAACTCTTAATGCAATATGAAATGAATGGAAATTATAATCCATCAGGCCCCGTTGGTGGAACCCTTTCGGCGCACGGGGGCTTGACTGGACTTGCACCAGGGCGTGACCGAAGTCCAAGTTCCAGTGTACGTTTTGTGGCAGATAACATCGGTTATTTGGATGGACCAGAACTTGGACTTCCTATGGGGCAACACCCGAGGAGTGTTTGTGTTTGGATTCATCCAGAAAGATACCCACTGGGTTCTCAGAACGCTGCCATTTTCTCTTATGGAACTGCGGGAGGGAGTACTGAATTCATTCTGTCTATGTATACAGACGCAGGAGGAACCAATTTACTTCGATACGGCGGACTCGGTAGTGGCGAAGTATTTACAACTCATTCTGTTCCGATCAACCGTTGGTCACATCTTTGCGGAACCTTTGATGGAACTTACGGATCTATCTATGTGAATGGAATCGATGTGGTTGGGCCATCTAATATCGGTTCGTCTGTGACAACAACACCTGGAACAGGGGTTTACGTCGGAAAAATGATATCCTTTCCCACACAAACTTTTGCCGGTAAAATTGCTGATCTCAGAGTTTATTCAAAAGCCTTAACCGATAAAGAAATTCGGCGTCTCTCGGCTCAAATCCCTGCAGGTCTTGTGGCACGCTTTGACTTTAACAAAGACCTCCAAGATGTGAGTGGAATGGGAAACCAAGTTACCAATATGGGTGCGGGTCTTTTTACAGATCGATATGGCAATGCAGCCGGCGCGATAAGTACAAATGGAACCAATTATATTAATATTGCCACAACCGATACCCAATTACCAAAAACAAACAAAGCGCGTACTGTTTGTGTGCATTACAAATCCAGTGTATCAGATCCGGGCACAATGGTGAGTTATGGTCAAGCAAGTACGGATGGTATGATTTCACTTGGAACGGCAAATACTGGGAGTAAGTATCTTTTTTCAGGTTATGCAAATGATGTTGAAGGATCTTATTATAACCATCAAAATGTGTGGCACCAACTTTGTGGTGTATTCCACGGGCCAAATAACGGAAATTTGGCGATGATTTACCACAATGGAGTTTTACTTGATACTCAGATTAAAAATACTTGGAATACAACTCCAACTGCCTTTACTATTGGAACGAGAGCCGATCTCACTACAAATTTTTCCGGTTTTTTGGATGATGTTTTGGTTTATAACCGAGCCTTAAGTACAAACGAAATCCAAGCCCTCTCTGGATACGATCCAAGACAAGTAACAACTTGGTCACCTACACTCGGCCTAAGCAGTTTGCGTCTCCACCTAAGTGCCGATAGTTTATCTAACCAAGGGAATGGCACAGCCGTCACTACTTGGCACGACCGCAGCGGAAATGCAGCCTCCTTTTTTAATGGACCAGTAGCCCCTACATACAACAATGCGGGTTACAATGGAAAACCATCTGTCAACTTTATTGGTGCTAGTTCCCAGTATCTTTATAGAGGAACTGCTTTAGATCTTCCCTTCAACAACTCAACTTTCTTTTTGGCATTTAGCAGAACGAATCTTGTTGATGGCCCATTATTAGAATCAGCAGCTGGTGGAGTTTCTTACCAATTACAAAGCAATCGAGTTCATATGACCAAACCAGGATTTGGTGATATTGGATACAGCAGTCCTGTTTTTTCTGGAACTCTGGTGCCTTATTTACTTGCCGTAGAACATTTGGGATCAAGCTTATTTGGACTTTATTCCAGTGGACTTAGCTATGGATTCACGATGAATGTATCACAAACGTTTACGCAGAACAATGTCTATTTGGGAACAGATGCAGCAACCACCAACTATTTCTCTGGCCATATCAGCGAAGTCATTTATTATAAAACGAGCTTAACGAACGTAGGAAGAGACATTGTATTTTGTTATTTGTCACAAAAATACAATTTAAGTTTGGCTGGTTCGGGAACTTATTGCGAGTGA
- a CDS encoding c-type cytochrome, translating to MIVILTKTLKNLVKVGFICLFRKFNLINLGLIVLLVTLNNCSPENESPIKEPPPPPAVTVPFPEAMYVQNGCAACHGMGGNGRGTRSHLLSNSRVPNFQDKTTYIYGSTKEAIAKSIKNGIPGTYMKAYGHMRKQEIEAVAEFIQKMQR from the coding sequence GTGATTGTTATCTTAACTAAAACATTGAAAAACCTAGTAAAAGTTGGATTTATATGTTTGTTTAGAAAATTCAATTTAATTAACCTTGGATTGATTGTTCTCCTTGTAACACTTAATAATTGTTCGCCTGAAAATGAATCACCAATCAAAGAACCACCTCCCCCACCCGCAGTGACTGTTCCTTTTCCGGAAGCGATGTATGTGCAAAATGGATGTGCTGCCTGTCATGGCATGGGGGGCAATGGACGCGGAACCAGATCACATTTGTTATCCAACTCGCGTGTTCCGAACTTTCAAGACAAGACTACCTACATTTATGGATCTACAAAAGAAGCCATAGCCAAAAGTATTAAAAACGGAATCCCAGGAACCTACATGAAAGCCTATGGACATATGAGAAAACAGGAAATTGAAGCGGTTGCTGAATTCATCCAAAAGATGCAAAGGTAA